The proteins below are encoded in one region of Paraburkholderia aromaticivorans:
- a CDS encoding DUF1175 domain-containing protein: MQATLATQCAHAQLPESHAFAKSRRTWLARTASLLALASLAPYAHALTSAAASPDPDALSPQQSAAFRAWFARIVDQQMRRGPTPRWTQRDCAGLVRFAVGETLRPHDTRWLRANGMTSLADTSSMPPELQLSASQRTIANRWTQLDGSTGAYASAIALIQRNSRFVSKDVNQALPGDLLFFDQGDDQHLMIWLDRYIAYHTGTVTPTDTGLRAVAVSDLMQWKDSRWQPLDGNPNFVGVFRLDFLTP; this comes from the coding sequence ATGCAAGCAACGCTCGCCACGCAATGCGCGCATGCCCAACTGCCCGAGTCTCACGCCTTCGCCAAATCCCGCCGCACATGGCTCGCGCGCACGGCTTCCCTGTTGGCGCTTGCGAGCCTCGCGCCCTACGCGCACGCGCTCACCAGCGCCGCCGCATCCCCGGACCCCGACGCTCTCTCACCGCAACAATCCGCGGCATTTCGCGCGTGGTTCGCGCGCATCGTCGACCAGCAGATGCGGCGTGGACCGACGCCGCGCTGGACCCAACGCGATTGCGCGGGCCTCGTGCGCTTCGCGGTCGGCGAGACGCTCAGACCGCACGACACCCGATGGCTGCGCGCCAACGGCATGACCAGTCTCGCGGATACCAGCAGCATGCCGCCCGAACTGCAACTGTCCGCGTCGCAGCGCACGATCGCCAACCGCTGGACCCAGCTCGACGGTTCCACCGGCGCATACGCATCGGCGATCGCCCTGATTCAACGCAATAGCCGTTTTGTTTCGAAGGACGTGAACCAGGCGCTGCCCGGTGATCTGCTGTTCTTCGACCAGGGCGACGACCAGCATCTGATGATCTGGCTGGATCGCTACATCGCTTATCACACAGGCACCGTCACGCCGACCGATACCGGTCTGCGCGCCGTCGCCGTCTCCGACCTGATGCAATGGAAAGATTCCCGCTGGCAGCCGCTCGACGGCAATCCGAATTTCGTTGGCGTGTTTCGTTTGGACTTTCTGACACCATGA
- a CDS encoding DUF2138 domain-containing protein, whose amino-acid sequence MKMSRKKIAILVVGLLVVAGVVIQAVWRPFGHRQIAENSEVVLDIRHPDAVIDSEALSRLPRDILRVPLLHDVLTQDFVDYYESSNTRLSAEGALRRLAFEHQLDWRDELIRRVFDEPAHVLLWRSPDGRLGYWVMSMHRNGLAKLLQGVGNVATSDAQLSQVAKLSGDVPVYALKLAVGRTLLFATKDDRLVVLSAPGVLLDGKGGLLSERADAVSEMLSSGRDGAAHAYQLDASGDAPKGHRLVVSANYLSFGYQAFFSGIDALRFDFSPNSNAAANWQTSALIEPGKLPQQWNGADLWRALPANAAACTSLPADWKEASGLLGKVAGGGADNAAAIGDQLAGPAAVCWYAKSTLVAPVFVARVKKQDAAGVAALKTALGKTFGDVIGAYEAKAAKADGADSGYRRLPVTTRDQGADVTVWQRPVSARSGTAVSSKAPFASQLSAERYFPVTLALAHGYLIFSPDGRLVDDTLAVLDKRYPALADTLAPQRLPRTILTLTPSSAAALIEREAGAALPADQEAVFRNASRTHLVPKLHALAHYPPVSLTLPQNLPGSTGWVPVEWWFDRAKADAGSNTSAADTPADQPGTEGD is encoded by the coding sequence ATGAAGATGTCGCGCAAAAAGATTGCAATCCTGGTAGTCGGTCTTCTGGTCGTGGCCGGCGTGGTCATTCAGGCGGTGTGGCGTCCTTTTGGTCATCGCCAAATCGCCGAGAACAGCGAAGTCGTCCTCGATATTCGTCACCCTGACGCGGTGATCGACAGCGAAGCGCTCTCGCGTTTGCCGCGCGACATCTTGCGCGTGCCGCTGTTGCACGACGTGTTGACGCAAGACTTCGTCGACTACTACGAATCGAGCAATACGCGCCTGTCCGCCGAGGGCGCGCTGCGGCGTCTCGCGTTCGAACATCAACTCGACTGGCGCGACGAACTGATCCGCCGTGTCTTCGACGAACCCGCGCACGTGCTGCTGTGGCGCTCGCCCGACGGCCGCCTTGGCTACTGGGTGATGTCGATGCATCGCAACGGCCTCGCCAAGCTGCTGCAAGGCGTGGGCAACGTCGCGACGAGCGACGCGCAACTGAGTCAGGTGGCCAAGCTCTCCGGCGACGTGCCGGTCTACGCATTGAAGCTGGCGGTCGGCCGCACGCTGCTGTTCGCCACCAAAGACGACCGCCTGGTGGTGCTGTCCGCACCCGGCGTATTGCTCGACGGCAAAGGCGGCTTGCTGAGCGAGCGCGCCGACGCCGTATCCGAGATGCTGTCCTCGGGCCGCGACGGCGCCGCGCACGCCTATCAGCTCGACGCGTCCGGCGACGCGCCGAAGGGCCATCGGCTGGTGGTGTCGGCCAATTACCTGTCGTTCGGTTATCAGGCGTTTTTCTCCGGTATCGACGCGTTGCGCTTCGACTTTTCGCCGAATAGCAACGCCGCGGCGAACTGGCAAACGTCGGCGCTGATCGAGCCGGGCAAGTTGCCGCAGCAGTGGAACGGCGCCGACCTGTGGCGCGCGTTGCCGGCCAATGCGGCCGCCTGCACGAGCTTGCCGGCGGACTGGAAAGAAGCCTCGGGTCTGTTGGGCAAAGTGGCCGGCGGCGGCGCGGACAACGCAGCCGCGATCGGCGATCAGCTCGCCGGCCCCGCGGCGGTGTGCTGGTATGCGAAGTCCACGCTGGTCGCGCCGGTGTTCGTCGCGCGCGTGAAGAAGCAGGACGCGGCCGGCGTCGCCGCATTGAAGACCGCGCTCGGCAAGACTTTCGGCGATGTGATCGGCGCCTATGAAGCGAAGGCCGCCAAAGCCGACGGCGCCGACTCGGGCTATCGCCGCTTGCCGGTCACCACGCGCGACCAGGGCGCGGACGTCACCGTGTGGCAGCGTCCGGTGAGCGCGCGTTCGGGCACGGCGGTGAGCAGCAAGGCGCCGTTCGCGTCGCAGTTGTCGGCGGAACGTTATTTCCCGGTCACGCTCGCACTCGCGCACGGCTATCTGATTTTCTCGCCGGACGGCCGCCTCGTCGACGATACGCTCGCGGTGCTCGACAAGCGCTATCCGGCGCTCGCCGATACGCTCGCGCCGCAACGTCTGCCGCGCACGATTCTGACGCTCACGCCGTCGTCGGCGGCCGCGCTGATCGAACGCGAGGCCGGCGCGGCGTTGCCGGCGGATCAGGAAGCGGTGTTCCGCAACGCGTCGCGCACGCATCTGGTGCCGAAGCTGCACGCACTCGCTCATTACCCGCCGGTTTCGCTGACGCTGCCGCAGAACCTGCCGGGCTCGACGGGGTGGGTGCCGGTGGAGTGGTGGTTCGATCGCGCGAAGGCGGATGCTGGTTCGAATACGAGCGCTGCCGATACGCCCGCGGATCAACCCGGCACCGAGGGCGACTGA
- a CDS encoding PLP-dependent aminotransferase family protein, with translation MFTFNPAFEAPTGSPIRELFKYLAQPGMISFAGGYPASDLFDREGLDAAASRASQHPTLCLQYGPTDGLPVLKEQLAHLMARRSVSCAPQDLLVTTGSQQGFDLLLRVMVASGDVVLVEQPAYPATLQALKLQEADVVTIPVDQDGLDVDALAALLDSGTLRRAPKLLYTVPTFANPTGATLSLERRTALLKLAARYRFLIVEDDPYGDLRFSGAALPSLLALSEQVPGSRDWVVHFSSLSKIVAPGLRVGWMLAHAEILRRCVVAKQTVDLCSSSWTQAIAAEYLASGALEQHLPRIVDAYAVKCRTLCDALDAQLAEHIAFHRPSGGMFVWARLKAGQNASDYLRACIERNVMFVPGVAFYKDNIDSSALRLSFAAPGVADIEIGVQRMKQALEHF, from the coding sequence ATGTTCACGTTCAATCCCGCATTCGAAGCGCCGACCGGTTCGCCGATCCGCGAGCTCTTCAAGTATCTGGCGCAACCCGGCATGATCTCGTTTGCCGGCGGCTATCCGGCGAGCGATCTGTTCGATCGTGAAGGGCTCGACGCCGCGGCGTCGCGTGCGTCGCAACACCCCACGCTCTGCCTGCAATACGGTCCCACCGACGGCCTCCCTGTCCTGAAGGAACAACTCGCGCACCTGATGGCGCGCCGCAGCGTGTCTTGCGCGCCGCAGGACTTGCTGGTGACGACCGGCTCGCAGCAAGGCTTCGATTTGCTGCTGCGCGTGATGGTCGCGTCCGGCGACGTGGTGCTGGTCGAGCAGCCTGCTTATCCCGCGACCTTGCAGGCGCTCAAGCTGCAAGAGGCCGACGTGGTCACGATTCCCGTCGATCAGGACGGCCTCGATGTCGACGCGCTCGCGGCGCTACTCGACTCGGGCACGCTGCGCCGCGCGCCGAAGCTGTTGTACACGGTGCCTACTTTCGCCAATCCGACCGGCGCGACCTTGTCGCTCGAACGCCGCACGGCGTTGCTGAAACTGGCGGCGCGTTACCGCTTTCTGATCGTCGAAGACGATCCCTACGGCGATCTGCGCTTCAGCGGCGCGGCGTTGCCTTCGCTGCTCGCCCTGAGCGAACAGGTGCCGGGGTCGCGCGATTGGGTCGTGCATTTCTCCAGTCTCTCGAAGATCGTCGCGCCGGGCCTGCGCGTGGGCTGGATGCTCGCGCACGCGGAGATTCTGCGACGCTGCGTGGTCGCCAAACAGACCGTCGATCTGTGCAGCTCGTCGTGGACCCAGGCGATCGCCGCGGAGTACCTCGCGAGCGGCGCGCTGGAGCAGCATTTGCCCCGCATCGTCGACGCCTACGCCGTGAAATGCCGCACGCTATGCGACGCGCTCGACGCGCAACTGGCGGAACACATCGCGTTTCATCGTCCCTCGGGCGGCATGTTCGTGTGGGCGCGATTGAAGGCCGGTCAGAATGCGTCCGATTATCTGCGCGCTTGCATCGAGCGCAATGTGATGTTTGTGCCGGGCGTTGCGTTCTATAAAGACAATATCGATTCGTCGGCACTGCGCTTGTCATTTGCCGCGCCCGGCGTGGCGGATATCGAAATCGGCGTGCAGAGAATGAAGCAGGCGCTCGAACATTTTTGA
- a CDS encoding NAD(P)/FAD-dependent oxidoreductase, translated as MSSKVVIVGGGVIGSSIAYFLRLSDPTVGVTVIERDPTYARSSSALSAASIRQQFSTPLSIQMSLFGIEFLRSIGERLEVDGAKPSIDLHEGGYLFLATPAGETTLRENHALQTSLGAHISLLDQHALQARFPWLNTEDLVAGAYGESGEGWFDGYGLVQALRKKAQSLGARYVAADVTAIHRDGKRVTQVQTANGETYACDVVVNAAGAWSRKVAQMVGIDIPVYARRRSIFNVTSPGQLERCPLLIDPSGVYFRPEGKSFICGTSPSADNDPDDLPLDEVDHALFDDVIWPTLAHRVPQFEALRVQNCWSGYYEYNVLDQNAIIGYHPDVDNCIFANGFSGHGLQQGPATGRGISELILHGRYTTLDLGSLSFTRVLENRPIVEKNVV; from the coding sequence GTGAGTTCCAAAGTCGTGATCGTCGGCGGTGGGGTGATCGGCAGCTCGATTGCGTATTTCTTGCGGCTGTCCGATCCGACAGTCGGCGTCACGGTGATCGAACGCGATCCGACTTATGCGCGGTCTTCGTCGGCGCTATCGGCGGCGTCGATCCGTCAGCAATTCTCCACACCGCTTTCCATTCAGATGTCGCTGTTCGGCATCGAGTTTCTGCGCTCGATCGGCGAACGGCTCGAGGTCGACGGCGCCAAACCGTCGATCGATCTGCACGAGGGTGGCTACCTGTTTCTCGCGACGCCCGCCGGCGAGACGACGCTGCGCGAAAACCACGCGCTGCAAACGAGTCTTGGCGCCCATATCAGCCTGCTCGACCAGCACGCGCTGCAAGCGCGCTTTCCCTGGCTCAACACAGAAGACCTCGTGGCCGGCGCGTACGGTGAGAGCGGCGAGGGCTGGTTCGACGGTTACGGACTCGTGCAGGCGCTGCGCAAGAAGGCGCAGTCGCTGGGCGCACGCTATGTCGCCGCCGATGTCACCGCCATCCATCGCGATGGCAAACGCGTCACGCAAGTGCAGACCGCGAACGGCGAAACTTACGCTTGCGACGTGGTGGTCAATGCCGCCGGCGCATGGTCGCGCAAAGTCGCGCAGATGGTCGGCATCGACATTCCGGTCTACGCGCGGCGCCGCAGTATTTTCAACGTCACCTCGCCGGGGCAGCTCGAACGGTGTCCGTTGCTGATCGATCCAAGCGGCGTGTACTTCCGTCCCGAAGGCAAATCGTTTATCTGCGGTACGTCGCCGTCAGCGGATAACGACCCCGACGATCTGCCGCTCGACGAAGTCGATCACGCATTATTCGACGACGTGATCTGGCCGACGCTCGCGCATCGCGTGCCGCAATTCGAAGCGCTGCGCGTGCAGAATTGCTGGTCCGGCTATTACGAATACAACGTGCTCGATCAGAACGCGATCATCGGTTATCACCCGGATGTCGATAACTGCATTTTCGCCAACGGTTTCAGCGGGCACGGTTTGCAGCAAGGTCCGGCAACGGGCCGCGGCATCAGCGAACTGATTCTGCATGGCCGCTATACGACGCTCGATCTGGGCTCGTTGAGCTTCACGCGTGTGCTCGAAAACCGGCCCATCGTGGAGAAGAACGTGGTGTAG
- the amaB gene encoding L-piperidine-6-carboxylate dehydrogenase, whose amino-acid sequence MDASTILADLGIAHAAQAGDIAVHSPITGDLIGRVASNTVAEVDTALAQAKEAYTAWRNVPAPRRGELVRLLGNRLREKKQALGSIITLETGKILQEGMGEVQEMIDICDFAVGLSRQLYGLTIASERPGHRMAETWHPMGTCVVISAFNFPAAVWSWNAALALVCGNAVIWKPSEKTPLTALAVNQILTEALQEFGDAPAGLTALINGGRDVGAKLVADPRASIVSATGSTEMGRTVGVEVAKRFGRSLLELGGNNAGIVTQTADHELAMRGILFSAVGTAGQRCTSLRRLFVHESVYDKTIERLTQLYSKVPIGNPLEKGTLMGPLIDKQSYGRMQEALQQATAEGGKVFGGERVDVKGYENGYYVRPAIVEMPSQTSVVLKETFAPILYVLRYTDFADAVEANNAAVHGLSSCVFTTDLREAERFLSDSGSDCGIANVNIGPSGAEIGGAFGGEKETGGGRESGSDAWKAYMRRATNTVNYSSALPLAQGIDFNIG is encoded by the coding sequence ATGGACGCTTCCACCATCCTCGCTGACCTCGGCATCGCCCACGCGGCGCAAGCCGGCGACATCGCGGTTCATTCGCCCATCACCGGCGACCTCATCGGCCGCGTGGCCAGCAACACGGTGGCGGAAGTCGACACGGCCCTTGCCCAGGCGAAAGAGGCGTACACCGCCTGGCGCAACGTGCCGGCGCCGCGGCGCGGCGAACTGGTGCGTCTGCTGGGCAACCGTCTGCGCGAGAAGAAGCAGGCGCTGGGCAGCATCATCACGCTCGAGACCGGCAAGATTCTTCAGGAAGGCATGGGCGAAGTGCAGGAAATGATCGACATCTGCGATTTCGCGGTCGGTCTGTCGCGTCAGCTGTACGGCCTGACGATCGCCTCGGAGCGTCCGGGGCATCGCATGGCGGAGACGTGGCATCCCATGGGCACGTGCGTCGTGATCTCGGCGTTCAATTTTCCGGCCGCGGTGTGGTCGTGGAATGCGGCGCTCGCGCTGGTCTGCGGCAATGCGGTGATCTGGAAGCCGTCGGAAAAGACGCCGCTCACCGCGCTCGCCGTCAATCAGATTCTCACCGAGGCATTGCAGGAATTCGGCGACGCGCCGGCCGGCCTCACCGCCTTGATCAACGGCGGCCGCGACGTGGGCGCGAAGCTTGTAGCCGATCCGCGCGCGTCGATCGTCAGCGCGACGGGCAGCACGGAAATGGGCCGCACGGTCGGCGTGGAAGTGGCGAAGCGCTTCGGCCGCTCGTTGCTCGAACTCGGCGGCAACAACGCGGGCATCGTCACGCAAACGGCGGATCACGAACTCGCCATGCGCGGCATTCTGTTTTCGGCGGTGGGCACGGCGGGTCAGCGTTGCACGTCGCTGCGCCGGTTGTTCGTGCACGAGAGCGTGTACGACAAAACCATCGAGCGTCTGACGCAGTTGTACAGCAAGGTGCCGATCGGCAACCCGCTCGAAAAGGGCACGTTGATGGGCCCGCTGATCGACAAGCAATCGTATGGCCGCATGCAGGAAGCGCTGCAACAGGCCACGGCCGAAGGCGGCAAGGTGTTCGGCGGCGAACGCGTCGACGTGAAGGGCTATGAAAACGGCTACTACGTGCGTCCGGCGATCGTCGAAATGCCTTCGCAAACGTCGGTGGTGCTGAAGGAAACCTTCGCGCCGATTCTCTACGTGTTGCGCTACACCGATTTCGCCGACGCAGTCGAGGCGAACAACGCGGCGGTGCACGGTCTGTCGTCGTGCGTGTTCACGACCGATCTGCGCGAAGCGGAGCGTTTCCTGTCCGACTCGGGCAGCGACTGCGGCATTGCGAACGTCAACATTGGACCGAGCGGCGCGGAAATCGGCGGCGCGTTCGGCGGCGAGAAGGAAACCGGCGGCGGCCGCGAGTCGGGTTCGGATGCGTGGAAGGCCTATATGCGCCGCGCCACCAACACGGTCAACTACTCGTCGGCGTTGCCGCTCGCGCAGGGTATCGACTTCAATATCGGCTGA
- a CDS encoding LysR family transcriptional regulator, whose product MHFDFVDLRLLLNIADTQNLARAAERSHLSAPAASNRVKNLEEQLGFKLLYRTSQGVTLTPAGEAFVHHARLVLERVEHLAGDMQEYGEGIKGHVRIWANTTAISEFMPAVLSHFLRDHPDVNIDLREVLSGEIVKGVADSATDIGIVAGNVHAEHLEMLPYRDDRLVLVTSRDHPMARLSSVDFAQVLTANFVSLPTSSAIHAFITSAADALGARLKLRIQVGNFEAACRMIEAGVGIGIVPESVALRHEKTMQIATVGLNDPWAERKLKICVRSLKDLPPFARVLVDRLMAGV is encoded by the coding sequence ATGCATTTCGATTTCGTGGACTTGCGTCTGCTCCTCAATATCGCCGACACGCAAAATCTGGCGCGCGCCGCGGAGCGCTCGCATCTGTCGGCGCCGGCGGCAAGCAACCGGGTCAAGAATCTCGAGGAACAACTGGGTTTCAAGCTGCTTTATCGCACCAGCCAGGGCGTGACGCTGACGCCCGCGGGCGAAGCCTTCGTGCATCACGCGCGGCTCGTGCTCGAACGGGTCGAGCATCTGGCCGGCGACATGCAGGAGTACGGCGAAGGCATCAAGGGACACGTGCGCATCTGGGCCAACACCACCGCGATCAGCGAGTTCATGCCGGCCGTGCTGAGCCATTTTTTGCGCGATCATCCGGACGTCAACATCGATCTGCGCGAAGTGCTGAGCGGCGAAATCGTCAAAGGCGTGGCGGATAGCGCGACGGATATCGGCATCGTCGCGGGCAATGTGCATGCGGAGCATCTGGAAATGCTGCCGTATCGCGACGACCGGCTCGTGCTGGTCACGTCGCGCGATCATCCGATGGCTCGTCTGTCGTCGGTGGACTTTGCGCAAGTGCTCACGGCCAATTTCGTGAGCTTGCCGACGTCGAGCGCGATCCACGCGTTCATCACCAGTGCCGCCGATGCGCTCGGCGCGCGGCTGAAACTGCGCATCCAGGTCGGCAACTTCGAAGCCGCTTGCCGGATGATCGAAGCGGGCGTGGGCATCGGCATCGTGCCGGAATCGGTCGCGCTGCGGCACGAGAAGACGATGCAGATCGCCACGGTCGGACTGAACGACCCTTGGGCTGAACGCAAGCTCAAGATCTGCGTGCGCAGCCTCAAGGACCTGCCGCCGTTCGCGCGTGTGCTGGTCGACCGGCTGATGGCGGGCGTTTAA